The DNA region CAGGACTTTCTCGATCTCCCGGGCCAAACCCTTTTTGGAATCCTTGGTGATCCAGACGTAGTCGACGTCTTGGGTCGAGCGGGGGCTGTTGTGGAGGCGGAGCAGCATCCCGCCTTTCAGCACCAGCTTGTCCTTCATCCGGTCGGCGAGATGGTTCATGACCTTGGCCAAAAGCATTTCCGGCGATCTCATCGCAACACTCCCTCCACGAATTTCAAGAATTTCGGATTGCGGTAAAACTTGAGATAGTCCTGCAGGCGCTGGCCGTCGAGCTTGCGGACGTTGATCTCGCAGCGCGGGTCGAAGACGAAGCGCGCGCCTTTTTGGTAGTAATAGAGCAGATCGAGAAAGGCCTTCTCGTTGTCGGCCACCGCTACCCCATCGGAGCGTGGCACGAATCCGAAGGCCAGGCTGAATTGGATGCCGAAGTAGCGCAGGCTCCCTTCGGCGGTCTCTACGCTGGTGCCGAGCCGACCCGGCCGCACCGCCGAGACCGAGCGCGCCGGCACCGTTCCGACCAAGCCGTTCTTCGCCAAGACCGAATCCATCGAGATGTAGGCGCCGGGCTTGAGGCGGGCGGCCAGGAGCCAGAGGTCGACCTGGCCGGCGGTATAGAATCCGCGTTGCACCTTGCGCAGGGCCTTTTCGCGAACCAACCGCCGGATGATGCGCTTGTTCTGAAGCTCGGAGCCAGCAGCCAGCAAATTGAAGAGATCGGCGTAGGAAAACACGCCGCCTTGGTCGGGGCCGAGCCGGCTGATCCTTTCCATCCATTGGGGCCAAGAGACCTGGCTTTTCATACTAAGTAGAAAGTATCCTATTTTGATCTTTTCTACCTAGTATGTTTTTAAGGCGGCGGAGTTCGGCTCCCCTTCCCCGCCTCCACCCAAGGCCTTCATCAGGGCCACCAGCCGCTGGCCGCTGCCGGCCTCGGACTCGAGCTTGTCAAACTCGGCCTGGAAATAAGCCCGCTCGCTGACCAAGATGTCGAGGAAAGAAGCGATGCCCTTGCGGTAGCGCTCCTCGGCCAGCCGGTAAGCCAGCTCGGCGCTGTCCCGGGCCTTAAGCAGCGCCGCGTAGCGATTCTCCTGGTTGAGATAGGCCGAGAGCGCGGTCTCGATCTCTTCCAGCGATTCCAAGACCGCCTTCTCGTACTCGTAAAGCGATTGCTCCTGCCTCGCCTCGGCTGCTTGGATCTGGGCCTTGATCCGGCCGAAGTCGAAAAGCGGCATGAAGAGCCCGGAGGCGATCGACCAGATAATCCCGGCGCCAAGGAAGCTGTTCTGCTGGACGCCGAAGAGACCCGACAAATCGAGCTTAGGATAGCGCTCGGCGATGGCCGCGCCGGTCAAATTGGTCGCAGCCTCCAGCCGCTTCTCGGCCGCCCGAATGTCGGGCCGATGGCTCACCGCCCGGGCCGGCGTGGCCAGGACGAATTGAGGGGCGGCCCGCGGAATCCCGCCCTCGCCCATGCGGGCTTCGGCGAAGCCGGGATTCTCGCCGGCCAAGGCCGAAAGCCGGTTGAAGGCCGCGTCACGCAAGGCCCGCAGGCCCGGAATCTGGGCCAAGCTCGTCTGATAGGCCGTTTCCTGCTGCGAGACTTCGAGATAGCTGCTTAAGCCCGCCTTGTTCCGAACCTCGAGCAGGCTGAGCGTTTGCCGGTAAGCCTTGGCCGTCTCCTCGGTGAAGTGAATCTGGCGCTGGAGCTTACGGGCTTCGAGGTAATTGCGCACCAGCTCGGCGATCAAGCTGACCTGGACTTGGCGCTGGCTCTCCGCGCTGGCCTCGAACAGCGCCTTGGCGGCCCAGGACTTGCGGCGCTTGCCGCCGAAGATGTCGACTTCCCAGGAGGCGTCGAAGCCGCCCTCGTAAAGGTTGATCGTCTCGCCGATGGTCGAAACGCCTCGGTCGGAGCGGCCGGCGCTGGCGAAGAGATCGACCCGGGGCCAGCGGTCGGCTTTGGCCCCCTTCCAGTCGGCCCGGGCTTCCTTGACTCGAGCGGCGGCGATTTTGAGGTCGCGGTTATTCCGCAAGGCGTGCTCGACCAGCGAGTCCAAAGTCGGATCGCCGAAGGCCTTCCACCAAATGCGATAGTCCGGATCCCGGTCCTCGACGGCGAAAGCCTGCTTTTGCAAATAACCTTGGGGCCAAGCCACCTTCGGCTTCTCGTAGCGCGGCCCGACCGCGCAGGCCGGCGTCGTCAGCGCCAAAGCCAAGGCGAGGAGGCGCCGGGCCCTCATGGCTTGGCTCCGAAGCCCGAGACCAAGGAGCCGGTTTCGATGAAGACGTCCATCTGCTGGCCGGAGAAGGATTGCAGGTTGGAGTTGTCGAAGGAGTAGAGAATTTGCTGGACCCGGGTGTCGACCCGCTCGTTGCCGTCGTTGGTCAGGGAGCGCTTGGGCAAGATGAAGGGCTCTTTGCGGACGAAATTCAGCGCGACTTTTTTGTCGCCATAGCCGCGCAGCGAGGCGACGGCCTTGGCTTTGATATCGACCCGCGGGATGTCGGTCTCGTCGATTTCGACCCGGACGTGCATCACGTCGACGTCGCCCAAGACCACGTAAGGCCGCTCGGCGCTGCCGCCGTTGACGTATTCGCCGGGTCGGACATCGACTTTGAGGACGGTGCCGGCGATCGGCGCCTTGACGTCGAGTCGGTCAAGCTCGGTTTGATAGACCTCGACCTGGGCTTCGGCCTCCTTGACCTTGGCATTGGCCAATTGAGAGGCGTAGCGCCGGCGACTCAGCTCGTCCTCGCTGATCGCCCGCCGGTCCGAGACCCGCTCGAACATGCCGAGCTGGTGCTTGAGGTCGGCCCGCTCGACCCGTGCCGACTCCAGCCGGGCCTGGGCCAGGGCGAGCTGGGCCTTGGCGTCGCGGCTATCGACGGTGAAGAGCGAATCGCCGGCGGCCACCTTCTGGCCGACCGCCACCGAAACTTTGGAGACGACGCCGGGCAATTGGGTTCCGATGGCGATGTTCTCGCTGCGGGGCTCGACCAGGCCGATGCCGGCCACCCGATTGACGAAGGCCGAGTTGACCGGCCCCAGCACCGGCGCTTCGGGCTTGCGCTCGGGCCGGACCAGGACGAAGGTCAGCGCGAAGAGCAGCATCCCGGCGGCGAGCAGCGGGAAGCCGAGCTTATACAGCTTTTCTCGATTCATAGGCTCCTCCGTTCCGCTCTTCCTTGCTGATCCGGCCGTCCATCATGTGGACGATGCGGTCGGCGAAATCGAAGATTCGGCTGTCATGGGTCACGACCAGCACCGCCCGGCTGGCTTCGAGGGCGATGTCGCGCAAAATTTCCATCACCGTTTGGCCGGTCTGGGCGTCGAGCGCCGAGGTCGGCTCGTCGCAGACGATCATCCGCGGCTCGTGGACCAGGGCCCGGGCGATGGCCACTCGTTGCTGCTGGCCGCCCGAGAGATGGGCCGGCAGCTTGGCCAAATGATCGGCCATGCCGATCCGGGCCAGGACCGCCGAAGACTTCCGCATCGCCGACCGCATCGACATCCCGCCGGCGACCAGCGGGATAGCGGCGTTTTCGGCGGCGTTCAGCGAAGGCAAAAGGTTGAACTGCTGGAAGATGAAGCCGAGGTTGCGCCGCCGGAAATCCACCAGCTCGTCGTCGGACATGCGAAAAAGCGGGGCCCCAGCGACTTCAACCTCGCCCTCGGAGGGAGTAAGTATCCCGGTGAGGATCGAGAGCAGGGTCGTCTTGCCACAGCCGCTGGGGCCCACCATCATCGTGAGCTCGCCGGGATTGAGATCGAGGTCGATGCCGTGAAGCACTCGAACCTTGTCGTCGCCGGAGGGGAAATCCTTTACGATCCCGCGAGCCGTGATCAGATAGTCTGAAAATTCATTCATCGGTTTCATGTTTAGCCTCGGAATACGATTGCCGGATCGACCGTGACTACTCGGCGGATGCTCACCAAGCTCGAAAGGGTGATGATGGCGAGCACGGCAACCGCCGTGCCCGCCATCACTTGCCAGTGGAGGGTGAAACCGCGGAGCGCCGGTACGTCCTTGGTTGAGAAAAAGAAAAGCGCGGCCAGGCCGATCCCGATGCCGAAGCCGACGAAGGCGACGACCCCGGCCTGGAGCAGGACCATCGAGAGGATGCGGCGGTTGCGGACTCCGATCGCCTTGATTGCCGCGAACTGCTTCAAGTTTTCGATCACGAAGATGTAGAAAGTCTGGCCGGCGATCGCCGCGCCGACGATGAATCCGAGGACCACGGTGATCCCGAAGTTCACCGGGATACCGGTCCTTTGCAGATAATAGCGGATGCTGCGCCACTGAAAGTCATGGGAGGTCAGGGCCTGGAGGCCGGTTTGAGCATGGATGCCGGTGGCCAAGTCCCTGGCCGAAACCCCCGGCGCAGCCTTGACCAGGATGTAGGAAAGGCGGTTGCGTTGGCCCGGCGAGAGCTTGAGCGCCAAGCTGTAGCGCGAGTAGACGATCGGAAAAGTCAAAAAGGGCGGCGAGGCCTCGCAGAGACCGACGATCACCACCCGGCGGTCGTTGATCTCGACCTCGCGGCCCAGCTGGAAAGGCTGACCAGGCCAAAGGAATTCATAGCCGGCCTTGTCCATGATCATGGCGTCGGGCAGCTTGAGGTCCTCCCAAGCCCCGACCAGCATCTTGGGCGGCTTGCCGGTGAGCGTCGCGTCGTCGATTCCCATCAGGATCGCCTGCTGCATGACGCCACCCGGCGCCCGGATCACCGCCAAGCCCTTGAAGAGCGGCGCTGCCCACTGAACTCCCGAGACACCGCGGACTCGGGTCAGGTCGCGGTCGGGCAAGGGCTTGATTTCCTCCATGTATTGGGCTTGCGGATCCATCACCCAAACGTCGGCCTCGGCGACGTCGCGGATTTGGGAGGCGGTTCGAGCCATCAGCCCGACGAAAATCGAAACTTGTTGCGACATTAAAAGCGTGGCAAAGGTGATGCCAAAAACGAGCCCGAGGTATTTCGCTCGATCTCCGGTCAACATTTTCAGGGCCACGCCGAGCATAGGGTTTATCCGCCCAAAAGAGTATTTATTATACTGATGAGTTTGATAACATGCTATTTCTAAACTGGGAAGTATAAAAATGACTCGGAGCAAATATTGCCTCAAACCGGTCCTCGGCCGGCCCAAGGACCTGGAGAAGCGGGATGCCATCCTGAAGGCAGCCCAGAGCCATTTTCTCAAGCACGGCTTCGAGGCCGCAAATATGGACCAGATCGCGGCCGCGGCCGGAGTGTCGAAGCCAACGATCTACGGCCATTTCGGCAGCAAGGATGAGCTCTTCAAGACCGTCATCTCAGCCAAGTGCCAGCAACACGAACCGGCCGAGACCTTCGGCGATTGCGTCGGCCTCAGCCCCCGCGACACCTTGCTGAAGATTGCCCGGAATTTCTTGGATTTGATCTACAGCCCCGAGGCCCTGGCCATCCACCAAGTGATCTCGACCGAGTCGGAAAGGCACCCCAAGATCGCACGGCTCTTCTTCGAGGCCGGCCCCCAGCGCATCAAGGACGCGATGACCGAATACCTGAACGGCCTTTGCCGTCGGGGCGAGCTAAAGATCGCCAAGGTCGAGCGGGCCGTTGACCACTTCTTTTCGATGCTCAAGGGCGAGACCCACATGAAGGTTACGATGAACCTCCGGCCCCGACCAACTGCAGTCGAATGCCAGGAGCACGCCGAAGATTGCATCGAAGTCTTCTTGAAAGCTTATTCGCCAGCATCGAAACTCATCTCATCCTGAGCGCAGCGAAGGGGCTCTGAATCGCATCACCTCTTGGTCAGTCGCAGATCCTTCGTGCCCGGCTGAGGGCATTCGCTTTGCTCAGGATGACTGGCGCTAAGGAGGCGAATTAAATCGGACCGGCGAAAGTGTCGCAGTCCTTGGGATCGCCGCTTTGGAGGCCGCGCTTGAGCCAGCTCACCCGCTGCTCCGAAGTCCCGTGAGTGAAGCTCTCGGGCTGGACCTGGCCGCGACCCAGCCTTTGCAGCCGGTCGTCGCCGATGGCGGCCGCGGCCCGCAAGCCCTCCTCGAAATCGCCGGGCTCGATCATGCCGCTTTGATTCTGGGCCCAATGACCCCAAACGCCGGCCAGGCAATCGGCCTGCAGCTCCTGCCGC from bacterium includes:
- a CDS encoding TetR/AcrR family transcriptional regulator, whose product is MTRSKYCLKPVLGRPKDLEKRDAILKAAQSHFLKHGFEAANMDQIAAAAGVSKPTIYGHFGSKDELFKTVISAKCQQHEPAETFGDCVGLSPRDTLLKIARNFLDLIYSPEALAIHQVISTESERHPKIARLFFEAGPQRIKDAMTEYLNGLCRRGELKIAKVERAVDHFFSMLKGETHMKVTMNLRPRPTAVECQEHAEDCIEVFLKAYSPASKLISS
- a CDS encoding efflux transporter outer membrane subunit encodes the protein MRARRLLALALALTTPACAVGPRYEKPKVAWPQGYLQKQAFAVEDRDPDYRIWWKAFGDPTLDSLVEHALRNNRDLKIAAARVKEARADWKGAKADRWPRVDLFASAGRSDRGVSTIGETINLYEGGFDASWEVDIFGGKRRKSWAAKALFEASAESQRQVQVSLIAELVRNYLEARKLQRQIHFTEETAKAYRQTLSLLEVRNKAGLSSYLEVSQQETAYQTSLAQIPGLRALRDAAFNRLSALAGENPGFAEARMGEGGIPRAAPQFVLATPARAVSHRPDIRAAEKRLEAATNLTGAAIAERYPKLDLSGLFGVQQNSFLGAGIIWSIASGLFMPLFDFGRIKAQIQAAEARQEQSLYEYEKAVLESLEEIETALSAYLNQENRYAALLKARDSAELAYRLAEERYRKGIASFLDILVSERAYFQAEFDKLESEAGSGQRLVALMKALGGGGEGEPNSAALKTY
- a CDS encoding ABC transporter permease, which encodes MLGVALKMLTGDRAKYLGLVFGITFATLLMSQQVSIFVGLMARTASQIRDVAEADVWVMDPQAQYMEEIKPLPDRDLTRVRGVSGVQWAAPLFKGLAVIRAPGGVMQQAILMGIDDATLTGKPPKMLVGAWEDLKLPDAMIMDKAGYEFLWPGQPFQLGREVEINDRRVVIVGLCEASPPFLTFPIVYSRYSLALKLSPGQRNRLSYILVKAAPGVSARDLATGIHAQTGLQALTSHDFQWRSIRYYLQRTGIPVNFGITVVLGFIVGAAIAGQTFYIFVIENLKQFAAIKAIGVRNRRILSMVLLQAGVVAFVGFGIGIGLAALFFFSTKDVPALRGFTLHWQVMAGTAVAVLAIITLSSLVSIRRVVTVDPAIVFRG
- a CDS encoding type IV toxin-antitoxin system AbiEi family antitoxin domain-containing protein, with amino-acid sequence MKSQVSWPQWMERISRLGPDQGGVFSYADLFNLLAAGSELQNKRIIRRLVREKALRKVQRGFYTAGQVDLWLLAARLKPGAYISMDSVLAKNGLVGTVPARSVSAVRPGRLGTSVETAEGSLRYFGIQFSLAFGFVPRSDGVAVADNEKAFLDLLYYYQKGARFVFDPRCEINVRKLDGQRLQDYLKFYRNPKFLKFVEGVLR
- a CDS encoding ABC transporter ATP-binding protein: MKPMNEFSDYLITARGIVKDFPSGDDKVRVLHGIDLDLNPGELTMMVGPSGCGKTTLLSILTGILTPSEGEVEVAGAPLFRMSDDELVDFRRRNLGFIFQQFNLLPSLNAAENAAIPLVAGGMSMRSAMRKSSAVLARIGMADHLAKLPAHLSGGQQQRVAIARALVHEPRMIVCDEPTSALDAQTGQTVMEILRDIALEASRAVLVVTHDSRIFDFADRIVHMMDGRISKEERNGGAYESRKAV
- a CDS encoding efflux RND transporter periplasmic adaptor subunit, whose translation is MNREKLYKLGFPLLAAGMLLFALTFVLVRPERKPEAPVLGPVNSAFVNRVAGIGLVEPRSENIAIGTQLPGVVSKVSVAVGQKVAAGDSLFTVDSRDAKAQLALAQARLESARVERADLKHQLGMFERVSDRRAISEDELSRRRYASQLANAKVKEAEAQVEVYQTELDRLDVKAPIAGTVLKVDVRPGEYVNGGSAERPYVVLGDVDVMHVRVEIDETDIPRVDIKAKAVASLRGYGDKKVALNFVRKEPFILPKRSLTNDGNERVDTRVQQILYSFDNSNLQSFSGQQMDVFIETGSLVSGFGAKP